The following proteins come from a genomic window of Caldalkalibacillus uzonensis:
- the hisA gene encoding 1-(5-phosphoribosyl)-5-[(5-phosphoribosylamino)methylideneamino]imidazole-4-carboxamide isomerase has protein sequence MKPFTLYPAIDIRGGQCVRLLKGDYNQETVYGSPLEMAAKWMEQGAEWLHVVDLDGAKAGEPCNHNIILDIARSHDLPIQVGGGIRSMAQVEMYLNGGIQRVILGTSAIKNPQFVYEALAAFGQHIAIGMDARNGYVATEGWLESSTTKVEEVALRLVDRGAQTFIFTDISKDGTLSGPNVEATVRLAQTSGVEVIASGGISSLDDLHRLQAQAEQGVAGAIIGKALYQGIFTLKEALDTVNGA, from the coding sequence ATGAAGCCATTTACCTTATACCCGGCCATTGATATCCGCGGCGGCCAATGCGTGCGCTTGTTAAAGGGGGATTATAACCAGGAAACGGTGTATGGCTCTCCCCTGGAGATGGCTGCCAAGTGGATGGAACAGGGCGCAGAGTGGCTGCATGTGGTCGATTTGGACGGGGCTAAGGCTGGTGAGCCGTGCAACCATAATATCATTTTGGACATCGCCCGCTCCCATGACTTGCCGATTCAGGTGGGCGGGGGGATCCGTTCCATGGCCCAGGTGGAGATGTATTTAAACGGCGGCATCCAGCGGGTGATTCTGGGCACCTCAGCCATTAAAAATCCCCAGTTTGTGTATGAGGCCCTGGCTGCATTTGGCCAGCATATTGCCATTGGCATGGATGCCCGGAACGGTTATGTGGCCACCGAAGGCTGGTTGGAATCGTCCACAACCAAGGTGGAGGAAGTGGCTTTGCGTCTGGTTGACAGAGGCGCTCAAACCTTTATTTTTACCGATATCAGCAAGGACGGCACCTTAAGCGGCCCCAATGTGGAGGCGACGGTGCGTCTGGCCCAGACCTCCGGTGTGGAAGTGATCGCCTCTGGGGGCATCAGCAGCCTGGATGATTTACACCGCCTCCAAGCGCAAGCGGAGCAAGGGGTGGCCGGGGCGATCATTGGCAAAGCGTTGTACCAGGGTATTTTTACCTTAAAAGAGGCGTTGGACACTGTCAACGGGGCCTGA
- a CDS encoding phage holin family protein — protein MRWIMSVLSTWVVLMVIAGYFGDYFYIRDAGVALLAALILSLVNTVVRPILVFLTLPITILTMGLFLLVINALTLLLTSFLVDGFDISGFWAAFFMGILISILNYLIHALILNRLK, from the coding sequence ATGCGCTGGATCATGAGTGTGCTTTCCACTTGGGTGGTGCTCATGGTGATTGCCGGCTATTTCGGAGACTATTTTTATATCCGTGACGCCGGGGTTGCCTTGCTTGCTGCTCTGATTCTTTCCCTGGTCAATACCGTGGTCAGGCCTATTTTGGTTTTTCTGACACTGCCAATCACCATATTAACCATGGGTTTGTTTTTGCTGGTGATTAACGCCTTAACCCTGTTATTGACCTCTTTTCTGGTTGATGGATTCGACATCAGCGGATTTTGGGCTGCCTTCTTCATGGGAATCTTGATCAGCATCTTAAACTACTTGATTCATGCCCTGATCCTCAATCGTTTGAAATAA
- the hisG gene encoding ATP phosphoribosyltransferase produces the protein MLRIAMPKGRIFEEAVELFRQAGYPLPAEFDDSRKLIVEAPQANMVFILAKPADVPTYVEYGTADVGVVGKDVLLEEERDVYELLDLNISHCHLAIAALPDWQPVMYPKVATKFPRLASQYFREKGQQVEIIKLNGSIELAPIVGLADRIVDIVSTGRTLRENGLVELEKMMDITSRLIANRVSYRMKNTQIEELIRRLERVVKGEGVR, from the coding sequence ATGCTGCGCATCGCCATGCCTAAGGGACGCATCTTTGAGGAAGCGGTGGAGTTGTTCCGCCAGGCTGGCTATCCTTTACCTGCTGAGTTTGATGATTCCCGCAAATTGATCGTGGAAGCGCCACAGGCCAACATGGTTTTCATCCTGGCCAAGCCCGCTGACGTGCCCACCTATGTGGAGTACGGGACAGCTGATGTGGGAGTTGTAGGCAAGGATGTGTTATTGGAGGAAGAGCGGGATGTGTATGAACTGCTTGATTTGAACATCAGCCATTGCCATCTGGCCATCGCCGCTTTACCTGACTGGCAGCCTGTCATGTACCCCAAAGTGGCCACCAAATTTCCACGGCTGGCCAGCCAGTATTTCCGGGAAAAAGGACAGCAAGTGGAAATCATTAAATTGAACGGTTCCATTGAACTGGCCCCGATTGTGGGGCTGGCCGACCGCATTGTGGACATTGTCTCCACAGGCCGGACGCTCAGAGAAAACGGCTTGGTCGAATTGGAAAAAATGATGGACATCACCTCCCGTTTGATTGCCAACCGTGTCAGCTACCGGATGAAAAACACGCAGATTGAAGAACTGATTCGGCGTTTGGAACGGGTTGTGAAGGGAGAGGGAGTACGGTGA
- a CDS encoding PspC domain-containing protein → MKRLQRSASNRMLAGICGGLGEYFNIDPTMIRLLMIVGLFISMGTFVLIYVLAIFVIPPEQ, encoded by the coding sequence ATGAAGCGGCTGCAGCGTTCAGCCAGTAACCGGATGCTGGCCGGCATATGCGGAGGTTTAGGTGAATATTTTAATATTGACCCAACGATGATCCGGCTGTTGATGATCGTCGGGTTATTTATCTCTATGGGTACGTTTGTGCTGATCTATGTGCTGGCCATTTTTGTCATTCCCCCTGAACAGTAA
- a CDS encoding acyltransferase: MRRTDRYPVKGANSLWQLYRTVSFWKVAKNFVVIQLARYCPFIPVKNWLYRTFLHMKVGEETAFALMVMVDVMFPEKISVGKNTIIGYNTTILTHEYLISEYRLGEVRIGSNVMIGANTTILPGVSIGDGAVVAAGSVVHKDVPPGAFARGNPLQVIENSAD; this comes from the coding sequence ATGCGTCGAACAGACCGCTATCCTGTCAAAGGGGCCAACTCGTTGTGGCAGTTGTATCGTACGGTCTCGTTTTGGAAAGTGGCTAAAAACTTTGTGGTGATTCAACTGGCCCGCTACTGTCCGTTTATTCCGGTCAAAAACTGGCTGTACCGCACCTTTTTGCATATGAAGGTGGGTGAGGAGACTGCCTTTGCCCTGATGGTGATGGTCGACGTCATGTTTCCTGAAAAAATCAGTGTGGGCAAGAACACCATTATTGGTTACAACACCACGATTTTGACCCATGAATATCTGATCAGCGAGTATCGCTTAGGAGAGGTGCGCATAGGTTCCAATGTGATGATCGGAGCCAATACCACCATTCTGCCCGGGGTCAGCATTGGAGACGGTGCAGTGGTAGCTGCCGGGAGTGTGGTGCATAAAGATGTCCCTCCAGGCGCCTTTGCCCGGGGCAATCCCTTGCAAGTGATTGAGAACTCAGCTGACTAA
- the lgt gene encoding prolipoprotein diacylglyceryl transferase: MTGYVAAEAIQPLDPIAFQLGPLTVHWYGLIIGVGALLGLMWAISEGKRHGIVPDTFMDLMLYGVPAAIIGARLYYVIFQWDYYRQNPADIIAIWKGGLAIHGALIASVLVVIWFSSKRQIPFWKLMDMVAPGLILGQAIGRWGNFMNQEAHGGVVSRELLEGLFLPEFIINQMYIYNPAPGMGLEPGYYYHHPTFLYESIWNLLGFVVLVGIIRRLNIRQGEVFLSYLIWYSTGRFFIEGLRTDSLMLTEFLRAAQVMSITLIVIAIAVLILRRQSGWANVSYWTPVPQQKMQAKQRAKQKGKKKRKQR, translated from the coding sequence GTGACTGGGTATGTGGCAGCAGAAGCGATTCAACCGCTAGATCCCATTGCTTTTCAGCTTGGACCGCTGACGGTGCACTGGTATGGGTTAATTATTGGCGTGGGAGCCTTACTTGGTCTGATGTGGGCCATCAGCGAAGGAAAAAGGCATGGTATAGTGCCGGATACATTTATGGATTTAATGCTGTATGGGGTTCCCGCAGCCATCATCGGCGCCCGGCTGTACTATGTCATTTTCCAGTGGGACTACTACCGTCAAAATCCGGCAGACATTATTGCCATTTGGAAGGGCGGACTGGCCATTCACGGGGCCTTGATTGCCTCTGTGCTCGTGGTCATTTGGTTTTCCAGCAAAAGGCAGATTCCCTTTTGGAAGTTAATGGACATGGTCGCACCGGGATTGATTCTGGGGCAAGCCATCGGACGCTGGGGCAACTTTATGAACCAGGAAGCGCACGGAGGGGTTGTCTCCCGGGAGTTATTGGAGGGCCTATTTTTACCCGAGTTTATCATTAACCAGATGTACATTTATAACCCAGCGCCTGGTATGGGCCTGGAGCCCGGCTATTATTACCATCACCCTACCTTTCTGTATGAATCGATCTGGAACCTGCTCGGTTTTGTTGTGTTGGTTGGTATTATTCGCCGTCTCAATATTCGCCAGGGCGAAGTGTTTCTCAGCTACCTGATTTGGTACTCCACCGGGCGCTTCTTTATTGAAGGGCTGCGCACGGACAGCCTGATGCTGACTGAATTCTTGCGCGCGGCCCAGGTGATGAGCATCACTTTAATTGTGATTGCTATAGCTGTTCTGATTTTGCGCCGCCAGTCAGGCTGGGCTAATGTGTCGTACTGGACCCCGGTGCCGCAACAGAAGATGCAGGCCAAGCAAAGAGCTAAGCAGAAGGGCAAAAAGAAAAGGAAACAAAGATAA
- a CDS encoding ATP phosphoribosyltransferase regulatory subunit encodes MSKPFVFEKPLGMRDVLPELVKQKQHVLFTIQDVFERWGYAPIETPTLEYFDTVGGVSPTIEKKMFKLLDRSGRTLVLRPDFTAPIARVVSSILKEAPFPIRLSYQGPVYRAQEKEAGRNAEFPEVGIELIGEEAPDADAEVIALASEALQAVRIPSFKLAIGHVGLLNALFAEVTDEHQASELRTYLHQKDYVGYRSVVEKGPFTDGEKTLLLSVLEWRGDMTQLQQAKKLASGEKVQQAFCDLEELWTCLKLYGASSHLLFDLSLVSHRAYYTGVFFEIYASGLGFPLGSGGRYDHLVGQFGRPAPATGFTLKVDRIIEISQLPLPEQPRQVLITYTAQEREQAVDMARQRRQKGEHVTLHRLPTAEAEPKEANGRFDEWVRLEQGGGPGEPSL; translated from the coding sequence GTGTCCAAACCTTTTGTTTTCGAAAAACCGTTGGGGATGCGCGATGTCTTGCCTGAGCTGGTGAAGCAAAAACAGCATGTGCTTTTCACCATTCAGGATGTGTTTGAGCGGTGGGGCTACGCGCCAATTGAAACCCCGACCCTGGAATATTTTGATACGGTAGGCGGCGTCAGTCCAACGATTGAGAAGAAAATGTTCAAACTGCTGGACCGCTCGGGAAGAACGTTGGTGTTGAGGCCGGACTTCACGGCGCCCATTGCCAGGGTAGTGTCGTCCATCTTAAAAGAAGCCCCTTTTCCGATCCGTTTGTCCTATCAAGGTCCTGTTTACCGTGCCCAAGAGAAGGAAGCAGGACGCAATGCTGAATTTCCTGAAGTGGGCATCGAGCTGATTGGTGAAGAAGCTCCCGACGCCGATGCGGAAGTGATTGCCCTGGCCAGTGAGGCGCTGCAAGCGGTGAGGATCCCCTCTTTTAAACTGGCGATTGGTCACGTTGGACTGTTAAACGCCCTGTTTGCCGAAGTAACCGATGAGCACCAAGCAAGTGAGTTGCGTACCTACCTGCATCAGAAAGACTATGTGGGTTACCGGTCAGTTGTTGAAAAGGGACCGTTCACAGACGGAGAAAAAACTTTGCTGCTGTCAGTGCTAGAGTGGCGTGGGGATATGACCCAGTTGCAGCAAGCCAAAAAGCTGGCCAGCGGAGAAAAGGTGCAGCAAGCATTCTGCGATCTGGAAGAGTTGTGGACTTGCCTGAAACTGTACGGCGCCAGCTCCCATCTCCTGTTTGATTTGAGCCTTGTCAGCCACAGGGCTTATTACACAGGTGTTTTCTTCGAGATTTACGCCAGCGGACTGGGTTTTCCACTGGGCAGTGGCGGCCGTTACGATCATCTTGTCGGTCAATTTGGCCGCCCGGCCCCCGCGACAGGTTTTACCCTGAAAGTGGACCGGATCATTGAAATCAGCCAGCTGCCTCTTCCTGAACAGCCCCGGCAGGTACTGATCACTTATACAGCCCAGGAGCGGGAACAGGCGGTAGACATGGCCCGCCAGCGCCGGCAAAAAGGGGAACATGTCACTTTGCACCGCTTGCCAACAGCTGAAGCAGAGCCGAAGGAAGCTAACGGACGCTTTGATGAATGGGTGCGTTTGGAACAAGGAGGTGGTCCCGGTGAGCCAAGCCTTTGA
- the hisH gene encoding imidazole glycerol phosphate synthase subunit HisH, translating to MIAIIDYGMGNLHSVSKALERIGYAYKVTSDRQDLEQADGLILPGVGAFPDAMKELERLGLDAVIGRLAGEGKPLLGICLGMQLLFARSEEGGVHQGLGLLNGRVRRFSGRNKQGERYKVPHMGWNRLELHQPDHPVLQGVKGGYTYFVHSYYVTDMLPEELLASAFYHVQVPAIVGRDNVIGMQFHPEKSGPTGMQLLDNFCRLCSEVKTG from the coding sequence ATGATTGCCATTATTGATTATGGGATGGGCAACTTGCACAGTGTTTCCAAGGCGCTGGAAAGGATCGGCTATGCGTATAAGGTGACCAGTGACCGGCAAGATTTGGAACAGGCAGACGGCCTGATTTTACCCGGCGTGGGGGCTTTTCCCGATGCCATGAAAGAATTGGAGCGGTTAGGGCTGGACGCTGTCATCGGCCGCTTGGCAGGGGAAGGAAAGCCTCTCTTGGGAATTTGTCTGGGCATGCAGCTTCTGTTTGCCCGAAGTGAAGAGGGGGGCGTTCACCAAGGTCTCGGGCTTTTAAACGGGCGCGTGCGCCGTTTTTCAGGTCGCAATAAGCAGGGGGAACGGTATAAAGTGCCCCACATGGGCTGGAACCGTTTGGAACTGCATCAGCCTGATCATCCCGTTCTGCAAGGGGTCAAGGGTGGTTACACCTATTTTGTCCATTCCTATTATGTGACGGATATGCTGCCGGAGGAGCTGCTTGCTTCTGCCTTTTATCATGTGCAGGTGCCGGCCATTGTGGGCAGGGACAATGTGATCGGCATGCAATTTCATCCAGAAAAAAGCGGGCCGACAGGGATGCAACTCCTGGATAACTTCTGCCGGCTGTGTTCAGAGGTGAAGACAGGATGA
- the hisB gene encoding imidazoleglycerol-phosphate dehydratase HisB, translating into MSELSQRQASLRRTTNETDISLSFTIDGEGSSKVDTGVPFMDHMLDLFTKHGLFDLDVNAKGDIEIDGHHTVEDVGICLGQALKEALGDKKGIRRYGHAVVPMDESLAEVAIDLSNRPHLEFRAQFPQAQVGQFDTELVHEFLWKLALEARMNLHVILHYGSNTHHMIEAIFKALGRALDEATRLDPRVKGIPSTKGML; encoded by the coding sequence ATGTCTGAACTGTCTCAACGTCAAGCCTCACTTAGGCGCACCACCAATGAAACGGATATTTCCCTTTCCTTTACCATTGACGGAGAAGGCAGCAGCAAGGTCGACACGGGGGTTCCCTTTATGGACCACATGCTGGACCTGTTCACCAAGCACGGCTTGTTTGATCTGGATGTCAACGCCAAGGGAGACATTGAGATTGACGGCCATCATACGGTGGAAGATGTGGGTATTTGCTTAGGGCAGGCATTAAAAGAAGCCCTGGGAGACAAAAAGGGCATCAGACGCTATGGACATGCAGTGGTGCCCATGGATGAATCCCTGGCTGAGGTGGCGATTGATCTCTCCAACCGTCCCCATCTGGAATTCCGGGCCCAGTTTCCCCAGGCCCAGGTCGGCCAGTTTGATACGGAACTTGTCCATGAGTTTTTGTGGAAACTGGCCCTGGAGGCGCGTATGAATCTGCATGTAATCTTGCACTATGGCTCCAATACCCACCATATGATTGAAGCCATTTTCAAGGCACTGGGGCGGGCTTTGGACGAAGCGACCCGCTTGGACCCGCGGGTCAAAGGAATCCCTTCAACGAAAGGAATGCTGTAA
- the hisF gene encoding imidazole glycerol phosphate synthase subunit HisF — MLTKRIIPCLDVKDGRVVKGVQFQGLRDAGDPVELARFYDQEGADELVFLDISASHEGRQTMVDVVEKTAATISIPFTVGGGINSLEDMKRILRAGADKVSVNTAALNDPSLIKAGADFFGSQCIVVAIDAKWDEQAGDWYVYTHGGRNRVDKTALEWAKQAEQLGAGEILLTSMDADGEKTGFNIALTKQISENVGIPVIASGGAGSKEHFYPVFSEGKADAALAASIFHFKETTVAAVKEALQHRGVEVRWPLT; from the coding sequence ATGCTAACCAAACGGATTATCCCCTGCCTGGATGTGAAGGATGGCCGGGTAGTGAAAGGTGTGCAGTTTCAAGGATTGCGTGACGCGGGAGATCCCGTGGAACTTGCCCGCTTCTACGATCAAGAAGGGGCCGATGAATTGGTTTTTTTGGATATTTCCGCCTCCCATGAGGGCCGCCAAACCATGGTCGATGTGGTAGAGAAAACAGCAGCCACCATCTCCATTCCGTTTACTGTGGGGGGAGGGATCAACAGTCTGGAGGATATGAAACGTATTCTCCGGGCAGGGGCAGATAAGGTCTCTGTTAATACAGCAGCGCTAAACGACCCATCCTTAATCAAGGCCGGGGCTGATTTTTTCGGTTCCCAGTGTATCGTCGTAGCTATTGATGCCAAGTGGGATGAACAGGCCGGGGATTGGTATGTGTATACCCACGGCGGCCGCAACCGGGTAGATAAGACAGCCCTAGAGTGGGCCAAACAGGCCGAACAGCTTGGGGCAGGAGAGATTCTTTTGACCAGCATGGATGCCGACGGTGAAAAAACTGGATTTAACATTGCTCTGACCAAACAGATCTCCGAAAATGTGGGCATTCCAGTCATTGCTTCAGGGGGAGCAGGTTCCAAGGAGCATTTTTACCCGGTCTTCAGTGAAGGAAAGGCAGATGCAGCCCTGGCGGCGTCCATTTTTCATTTTAAAGAAACCACGGTTGCTGCCGTAAAAGAAGCACTACAGCATAGAGGGGTTGAGGTGAGATGGCCGTTAACCTAG
- a CDS encoding nucleoside recognition domain-containing protein: MSKLQTLKQGLRVGLETTWVLGKVIFPVTLIVTVLSFTPVIDWVIRWCTPVMGWLGLPGEAAIPLVLANLLNLYAGIGAILTLDLTVKEVFILAVMLSFAHNLLIESAVAKKVGVSMTVAVAVRLGLAIVSALLIHWIWQGGSAPARYGFIPPQTKEISGWTEVIMHGLQTAALGVLQLAAIVIPLMVMIEWLKAINVLERFNVWMRPFTKLLGLSPNTSITLGAGLVFGLAFGAGVIIQQFKEENISKKDMYLLFIFLVACHAVIEDTLIFIPLGIPVWPLLVIRLVIAILLTMLIAYIWNRLERQKQVAYRTEKEVQHDV; encoded by the coding sequence ATGAGCAAGTTACAAACCCTAAAACAGGGGTTGCGCGTTGGTCTGGAGACAACATGGGTTTTGGGCAAAGTGATTTTTCCTGTCACGCTGATCGTGACCGTTCTGTCGTTTACTCCGGTCATTGATTGGGTGATCCGCTGGTGCACCCCAGTAATGGGCTGGCTAGGACTGCCCGGTGAAGCGGCCATACCGCTTGTGCTGGCCAATTTGCTTAATTTGTATGCCGGCATTGGCGCCATCTTAACCTTAGACTTGACTGTCAAAGAAGTATTTATTTTGGCTGTAATGCTGTCCTTCGCCCACAATCTGTTGATTGAATCGGCAGTGGCCAAAAAAGTGGGTGTCAGCATGACGGTGGCGGTGGCCGTCCGCCTGGGGCTGGCTATTGTCTCGGCCCTGCTCATTCACTGGATATGGCAGGGAGGGAGCGCACCAGCCCGTTACGGTTTTATCCCTCCTCAAACGAAGGAGATCAGCGGTTGGACAGAAGTGATCATGCACGGGTTGCAAACAGCAGCCCTTGGCGTGTTGCAGCTGGCTGCTATCGTTATTCCGTTAATGGTCATGATTGAGTGGTTAAAAGCGATCAATGTACTGGAGCGGTTTAATGTGTGGATGCGTCCCTTTACCAAGCTGTTAGGGTTGTCTCCCAACACATCCATCACACTGGGGGCCGGTCTGGTTTTTGGTCTGGCCTTTGGGGCCGGAGTGATTATTCAGCAGTTTAAGGAAGAAAATATTTCCAAGAAAGATATGTATTTGTTGTTTATCTTTTTGGTGGCTTGTCACGCCGTGATTGAAGACACCTTAATCTTTATTCCCCTGGGGATACCAGTGTGGCCGTTGTTGGTGATCCGCCTGGTGATTGCCATATTGCTGACGATGCTGATCGCCTATATCTGGAACCGTCTGGAGCGGCAAAAACAAGTGGCATACCGTACAGAAAAAGAGGTGCAACATGACGTATAA
- the hprK gene encoding HPr(Ser) kinase/phosphatase, whose protein sequence is MGKLKVKKIVDKFQLEVLSGREHLDRLITTSDLSRPGLEMAGYFTYYPANRIQILGKTELTFFERLHPQEKEVRMLKLCHDKTPCVCISRGLDAPPELLAASKERNMPVLRSQLTTTQLISKLTHYLEAELAPQTAMHGVLVDIYGVGVLITGQSGIGKSETALELVKRGHRLVADDVVEIRQPEENELVGTAPELIRHLLEIRGVGIINVMTLFGAGAIRNYKKISMVCRLENWDNTKAYDRLGLDEQKMKIIDTYVPQITIPVRPGRNLAVIVEVAAMNFRLKRMGINAAESFAHRLTAAIEEHDDKHDDL, encoded by the coding sequence ATGGGAAAATTAAAAGTAAAAAAAATTGTGGATAAGTTCCAGTTGGAAGTCCTTTCGGGAAGGGAACACCTGGACCGGCTGATCACCACCAGTGATTTATCACGCCCCGGATTGGAAATGGCAGGGTATTTTACCTATTACCCAGCCAATCGCATTCAAATCCTGGGTAAAACTGAACTGACTTTTTTTGAACGGTTGCATCCCCAAGAAAAAGAAGTGCGCATGCTTAAGCTCTGCCACGACAAGACACCGTGTGTGTGCATCTCCAGGGGGTTGGACGCCCCACCGGAACTGCTCGCTGCCTCAAAAGAGCGGAACATGCCTGTACTGCGCAGCCAGCTGACCACCACGCAACTGATCAGCAAACTGACACACTACTTGGAGGCTGAACTTGCACCTCAAACGGCCATGCACGGGGTGCTGGTTGATATTTATGGCGTTGGTGTCCTGATCACCGGCCAAAGCGGGATTGGCAAAAGTGAAACGGCCCTGGAACTGGTTAAAAGGGGACACCGCCTGGTAGCCGATGACGTGGTGGAGATCCGCCAGCCGGAAGAAAATGAGTTAGTGGGCACGGCCCCGGAACTAATCCGACACCTTTTGGAAATCCGCGGCGTCGGTATCATAAATGTGATGACCTTGTTTGGGGCTGGGGCGATTCGCAATTATAAAAAAATCTCCATGGTCTGCCGTTTGGAAAACTGGGATAACACCAAAGCCTATGACAGGCTGGGGCTAGATGAGCAGAAAATGAAGATTATCGATACTTATGTTCCGCAAATCACCATTCCGGTGCGGCCCGGGCGGAACCTGGCTGTGATTGTGGAGGTGGCGGCGATGAACTTCCGTTTGAAGCGCATGGGCATTAATGCCGCTGAGAGTTTTGCCCATCGTTTAACAGCTGCTATTGAAGAGCATGATGACAAACATGATGATCTATAG
- the ppaX gene encoding pyrophosphatase PpaX: MTYKTVLFDLDGTLLDTNELILTSFVHTLSSCCPDRTFAKKEIVPHMGKPLVDMMAFFKRHYQIDTPLEEMVRIYREHNIRTHNEMVTAFPHVPEVVKTLAAAGITMGVVTTKQRNTAQMGLDLCDLAPYMGTLVSIEDVKHPKPHPEPVYKAMKDLGAAPRSTIMIGDSRYDIEAAQYAGIASAGVSWTLKGEDHLRAFSPTFMLNDMRDLLDIVGVKSN; encoded by the coding sequence ATGACGTATAAAACGGTGCTTTTTGATCTTGATGGAACGTTGCTTGATACCAATGAGCTGATCTTGACCTCATTTGTCCATACTTTAAGTTCCTGCTGTCCGGACCGGACATTTGCAAAGAAAGAGATTGTCCCCCATATGGGCAAACCGCTGGTAGATATGATGGCCTTTTTTAAACGGCACTACCAGATTGATACCCCACTGGAAGAAATGGTGCGTATCTACCGGGAGCATAACATCCGCACCCATAATGAGATGGTGACAGCTTTTCCCCATGTACCCGAAGTGGTCAAAACGCTGGCTGCGGCGGGTATAACCATGGGGGTTGTCACCACCAAACAGCGTAACACGGCCCAGATGGGTTTAGACTTATGTGATTTGGCCCCTTATATGGGCACACTGGTCTCTATTGAAGATGTGAAGCATCCCAAACCCCATCCCGAACCGGTGTACAAAGCGATGAAGGATTTGGGGGCTGCTCCCCGTTCAACGATCATGATTGGGGACAGCCGCTATGACATTGAGGCGGCGCAGTATGCAGGGATTGCTTCTGCCGGAGTGAGCTGGACGTTAAAAGGGGAGGACCATCTGCGCGCCTTTTCCCCCACTTTTATGTTAAACGATATGCGTGATCTTTTAGACATTGTCGGAGTGAAATCAAACTAA
- the hisD gene encoding histidinol dehydrogenase, with protein MKILDRFDKQDLRRSIDTGTEEQRQAVVDIIQQVREAGDQALFRLTEKFDGARLSQLEVTRQEFEQAYREVDQQVIDSLRAAIENIRRFHEHQQRSSWMITEEDGTVLGQLIRPLDRVGAYVPGGTAAYPSSVLMTVIPAQVAGVEEIVITTPPSAEGKVSAGVLVAAGLLGIDKVYKVGGAQAIAALAYGTETIPAVDKIVGPGNIYVALAKREVFGITGIDMLAGPSDILVLADEEQDPVHVAADLLSQAEHDPLACAVCVTPSRRLAEAVQKEVIRQLDTLPRADIARASVEKQGAIYLTRDLEEAVEVVNTIAPEHLQVMVKEPYALLGKIKHAGAIFLGAYSSEPLGDYFAGPNHVLPTNGTARFSSPLSVDDFIKKSSLIHYSAEGFRRDGQHVIRLAEYEGLAAHVRAIDYRLEREEERDV; from the coding sequence GTGAAAATTCTTGACCGCTTTGATAAGCAGGATTTGCGCCGCAGCATTGACACCGGCACAGAAGAACAACGGCAGGCCGTAGTGGATATTATCCAGCAGGTGAGAGAAGCGGGGGATCAGGCTTTGTTTCGTCTCACTGAAAAATTTGACGGAGCCCGCCTTTCCCAGCTGGAAGTGACCCGCCAGGAATTTGAACAGGCTTACCGGGAAGTGGATCAACAAGTTATCGATTCCTTACGGGCGGCTATCGAAAACATTCGCCGTTTTCATGAGCATCAGCAACGCTCTTCGTGGATGATCACAGAGGAAGACGGCACCGTTCTGGGGCAATTAATCCGTCCCCTGGACCGTGTGGGTGCGTATGTTCCAGGGGGAACGGCCGCCTATCCCTCTTCCGTGTTGATGACCGTCATTCCGGCTCAGGTGGCCGGGGTGGAAGAGATTGTGATCACCACCCCTCCGTCCGCTGAAGGAAAGGTGTCCGCAGGCGTGTTGGTCGCTGCCGGTTTGCTGGGGATCGACAAGGTGTATAAAGTGGGGGGGGCCCAGGCCATTGCTGCCCTGGCTTATGGTACGGAAACGATACCTGCTGTGGATAAAATCGTTGGACCGGGCAACATCTATGTGGCCTTGGCCAAACGGGAAGTGTTCGGTATCACGGGCATCGATATGCTGGCCGGCCCCAGTGACATTCTCGTCCTGGCCGATGAAGAGCAGGACCCTGTTCATGTGGCTGCTGACCTGCTGTCACAGGCTGAACATGATCCCTTGGCCTGTGCTGTGTGTGTCACCCCATCCCGCCGCCTGGCCGAGGCGGTGCAAAAAGAGGTAATCCGGCAGCTGGACACCCTGCCCAGAGCGGACATCGCCCGTGCCTCCGTGGAAAAGCAGGGGGCCATCTATCTCACCAGAGATTTGGAAGAAGCGGTGGAAGTGGTCAACACCATCGCACCTGAACATTTACAAGTGATGGTCAAAGAGCCTTATGCCTTACTGGGCAAGATTAAACACGCCGGTGCCATCTTTTTGGGTGCGTACAGTTCTGAACCGCTGGGGGATTATTTTGCCGGGCCTAATCATGTCTTGCCGACCAATGGCACCGCCCGTTTCTCTTCTCCCCTTTCAGTGGATGACTTTATTAAGAAAAGCAGCCTGATTCACTACAGTGCTGAAGGCTTCCGGCGTGATGGACAACATGTGATCCGCCTGGCTGAGTACGAGGGATTGGCTGCCCATGTCAGAGCTATCGACTATCGTCTGGAAAGAGAGGAAGAAAGAGATGTCTGA